The segment GCCTTGGTCTTGCTCTTCTCGCGTTTCTAGAATGTACAGAAACCGTGTTTGTGAACTCCCTGACGGAGTCGATGTTGAAACCGGAATTTATCTCCCCAGCATTGACAGGAATTACTATGGTTAGTTCACACTGTACAAGTAGGCTTTCAAGaaataaactttataatttgtcgtacaatattatagaatgtACAGAATGGCGTCATTCAACCATGTGTAATGGTTTTTTTATTGTGTGTGTTTCAGATGGTGGCTAACCACGTCATGTTAACAGAGCGACGTCATCGAATGCAATCTTCTGGACTATTATTTGTTTACTGGTTTCTTACGACAGTTTGTCTTATTCTAAACCTCCAGTCTCAGATCAGAGGATTATATGTCCAGGTATTGCCCATGTTAAGTTATCAAAAAGATAAttctggttgaaaaaaaaacaaactgaaaagatcttaatttttttctaatttttaagaaatttgatcatgatttttaaaatcgctaaaattatagaacaaaaattattgaagttactgaaattttgaaatcctATAAACcaagataaaatgaaatatatacgaACATGTAAAATTCGTGTATTGTTACAGGAGGAAATGAGCCTACATTTCAACGCTTGCCTGCTGCCTCTCCAACTCCTGTTGTCCATTGCCGAACTTTTCCTCACTGGCTTTTTCATCGACAATTTTCCAGAGGATGACGGTTCCAAATCTAAGGTATGGATGTTCCTAGATTCATACGTTCATGAAAAGTTGTAATATTgattctttttcaatcaatgaaataataaCAGTCATTATACATACACAATTTATCGTTATAGAAATCGTGTCTTGAAAATAGTCCCATCATGTCGGCGCTTGCATTTTCCTGGTTTACAAGGTAAGCAAAAAACAacaaggaaaaaataaatatttataatttgaaaaatgtcaaACTTCTCTAAGATATCTATTAAGAACTGttgtatttttttagaattgtgAAAGACGCCTACAAGAGACCATTAGAGGCAAAGGATTTAATAGAACTTTCGGCTGACTTAAAATCAGAATCTACCGTCCCAGTTTTTGAGAAAGCTTGGCGTGATGATTCGAACCGACAGAAAAGGTGAATATTTCCTGTGAAgattaaatctaaaaaaaaatatgaagtttaTATAATGAAGGAGCTTGtcacaacaattttttaaaatatatttcagaagAACTGATGTCAACCAAAATATTTGCAGCGGGAACATAAAAGCATGCCTGTCCAGAGTTATTTTGAAGATCCACTTCTACGAGATATTCATCCACTTCCTAATAACCGTCCCAATATATCTATATAGATTCATCGGCCCACTGATATTTAGGTAGGCACATGtcagattttaatgttttataggtaaagaaaattgacataggtttatgtaaatatatacctTTAAAAGCCAATTGtgctctgaaaaaaatatgttattatcaAACGTATAGAAGCAATATGAAATCACAATTCACTGCTATTTCTAGGAGTTTGATAAATTTCGCTGAAGATGCAGACGACTATCTTTGGCATGGAATTTTCCTAGCCTCTGCTTACTTCCTGTTCGGTGTTGTACAAACATTTCAAGACACTCACTCAGACCACGTGGGTCATATGCTTGGAATCAAAATCAGGACTTCAGTTTGTGGAGCCATATATAGAAAGGTACAGcagcaaaaaaaaccccaatatcATCGCAAgctatttccaaattttattgTGTTATCATATCTCAAGTCCTTTCTTGGTTTTCTCTTTGTAGATGGCTAAACTTTCCAATAAAGCCAAGCAGGAATGTACTGTTGGCGAAATGGTCAACCTGATGTCAGATGACGCCACGAAAATTAATCACAGATCCATCTTTGAGTTGCACCTTCTGTGGCTTGGGCCTGTCCAGGCATGCATAGCGATGTACTTCTTGTACCAGGAACTGGGATCGGCTGCTCTAGTTGCATTCTTCCTCCTTGTAGTATTTGTTCCATTAATTGGGGTTATTGCAAAAGCTCAACACAAAATCAATGTAAGTTGAATGTATACCATAAGGTTTGCCGCTGagtctataatattgtattttaaaatatgtacaggctcacaatacatgtataactttatTGTGCCTTACAGAAAGATGGAAAAGATATAACAGATAAAAGAATGAAAGTTCTTAATGAAGTCTTCAATGGAATGAAggtaaatctctctctctctctctcattctctctctctctcaaattgcACACTGACATCCGTTAAACATACTGGgcttcaatatacatgtatgaattgtaGGTATTGAAACTGTATGCATGGGAATCCTCATTTGGAGACAAAATTGGATCCATAAGATCGCAGGAAATTAACGAGAAGACAAAGAATAGATATCTAGATATAGTTAATATGTTCTGCTGGCAAATGTCCGAATTTCTGGTAAGaaacaattacataacaatgtttttaatttttgataaattgggtttttatttcaatgtactGTTATTAACATTTGATGGTAGAATCcttgatcaaattttttgatatttttctttgcaGTTCACTTTTTCGATCTTTGCGGTGTACCTGTGGCTAGACGAGGGAAATGTATTAACAACAAAGAAAATCTATTTCATAATGTCCATGATTTCAGCTTTCCGGGGTCCACTTATGTATATGCCAATAGCCATTACCTCTCTTATTGAGGTGAGTGGGAAGCTTGCACGATTACATATTGCTTTAACTCCAAAACCAATCACTAGtcttcattttttgttaagCAGAATTTGGGTATATACTAGTATGCTGTTATTACCATTTAGAATATCAAAGCTATACTTTTTAATGTTATACTTCTTTCTATATATGGTGATATTCTACATAGTAATTTTCATTGTTTCACAGTTATCAGTATCCCTAAAAAGAATTGAAACATTTCTGAATCGTGAAGAAATTGACGAATCAGCCATTCAACACAGCGAAGACGCAGAGAAAGCCATAACAATGAAAGCTGCATCATTCACATGGAACAAAGCCAAAAGTCCTTCcttaaaaaagtaaacacaAAAGTTACATGATAATGTTATGTTAATTAAACTTAGAATGCTAGCTTCTTAATTAAATCTTTATTATAACGCATCTGTCGAATTTGACAATGTTAATGAAGATTATAACTCTGTAAACTTGATATGACAGTATCGATGTGGATGTCGCTAATGGCGAACTGGTGGCAGTGATTTGTTCGGTTGGAGCCGGAAAATCTTCACTTATGTCAGCCGCTATTGGAGAAATGGAGAAAATCTCTGGAACTGTCGATGTCAAAGGTTCTGTAGCATTTGTGACCCAAGAAGCATGGATTCAAAATAATACCCTGAGAGAAAACATTCTGTTTGGAAGAAAAATGAATGTAAAGAACTATAGAAAAGCAGTAGAAGCATGTGCTTTACAAGCTGATCTTGACATTCTTCCTAAAGGAGATGAAACAGAAATAGGAGAAAAGGTATTGCAAATACTTGTACACACCTAATTCAGATCATTAATGAGAGCAAAACTTTGGAGTGTAGTTAAAATAAGCATTTTTAGCGTTCCTGTGCAGTTCAAGGAAATGTATCTAAGAATGtaagtattaaattttaattttgaaatttttttaacaggGAATTAATCTGAGCGGTGGACAGAAACAAAGAGTCAGTTTGGCGCGTGCAGTGTACGATGATGCTGACATTTACTTATTGGACGATCCACTCAGTGCTGTAGACGCTCGCGTAGGCAGACATCTATTTGATCAAGTGATAGGAAATAGAGGGCTTCTCAGAAATAAGGTTGGTTTGTTTCAATGCAAAGGCATACTTTTcactatttttatgatttttgttaACACTGCAGTTTGACTAATGCTTACTTCTGACATTTATAGACCCGCGTTCTTGTTACCCATGCCATAAGCTTCTTACCATACGTGGATAGAGTCATCAGTTTGGTAAACGGAGAAGTATCAGAAGTCGGGACCTATACGGAACTAATGGAGAGAAATGGTGCTTTTGCTGAATTTGTACGAACCCACCTCCAGGAGGAATCAAGTTCTGACGATGAATCGACCGATGGAAGTACTAGACCCGCATCGTTCGACAGACAGGTGTCAACAATCGATCATTTAAACACCAAAGAAGACACAGAGAACGAGGAAAGATGTAAAGATTCTAAATTCATCGAAGAAGAGTCTGTTAATCTTGATGAGGTGAGTCAAGTCTCGAAAGAATATTGTTGCTTACTTTCCTACAAACTGACTAttcatttttcctttttctgatgtgaattgaattttaaaacgaTGTGAATTTTGTAGGCAAAATGGTCGGCCTATAGTACTTATCTGAAAATCGTAGGGCCAGTCCTTTTAGTCATGTTTGCGGCGTGTCTTGCACAAAACGCTGCCgacttttacaaaaattactGGCTCAGTGAATGGGACTCAGACATCTCGGGCAACAAAACAGAACTTAATTCAAGCGCTCAAGCCATTTCACAAGGATACAAAATAAAGGGCTTTGGACTCATTGGTCTGATCAACAGTAAGTACACACTCGTTATTCAGGGCTTACACTCTATATGTACCAGGAAAATTGTTTCTGACCTTATTCCTGTGTTTTGCAGCTCTTTTAAACGTACTTGGGGAACTCTCTGTGATATTCATCGTGGTAACATCAGCCAAAAAGGTTCACCAGAAGACTTTGGCCGGCGTGATGAGAGCGCCTTTcagtttctttgaaaatacaCCAGTAGGCAGAATGGTCAATAGATTCTCAAAAGACATGGAATGTTTGGAACACTCTCTTCCGTGGGTTACCAAGAGTTTTATGCACACCTTCCCTCGGATCGTGTTCACCTTGATTGTCATCACGTCTGGGATGCCTACAATGGTCTACTTCTTGGTGCCGCTGTTcatcatgtattttttcatacagGTATATACACAATAATTTGACAGGATAAATTGGACGGCTTATTTTtggcattatttttaaagacattgaAAAGAAGCAAAGTTTCTTTACTCAAAGGGATGATACTCAAAGTCTTGCATTTTACTTTACATAAACTTCTAAGTTTCACATTATAGGCTGTGTAATTacacatacaaataaaatttacgTTTTTGTTTTCTTCCATTTGTAGAGATTATTTAGTGTTGCAGCGTGTCAGTGCAGAAGAATGAACAAAGCGCTCAGATCCCCCCAGTTCTCTTTCTTCAGTGAATCTATCCAGGGAGCGACGACCATTCGAGCTTTCAACAAAACATCTTTATTTGCGCAGGAGTGTGACCGTCGACGAGATGCGTTTCACAAAGCTGAACTGACAACTCCTTCCTGTTACAGGTTTGTAAAGGATGCTTAGCTATATAATTTATTAgtttgaagtaaaataataagcTTTGTTGGAAtagtaatatatttttcaaaccatTGTCCTGATAACCAGAAAGGAACACAAAGGGAATCTACAGTTTATTTAACtgcaaaaaaaacaagttttaaattaatatttaattttgtttcgcTAAATTTGAAAGAGGCAACACtttacttaaatattttttgagatgaaaattataatgtttgcatgaaatttaggcaaactattgtttacaatgtagtAGAACTAGTCCGTAAAATGCTTTAGTAAAATTGCATTGTTTTTCTCGTCAGTGATTCGACAAAAAAGCAGTTATTACTCCTTGttcataattattttgtattttgctgGTGGCTGAACTTTCGTTTAGGATTTTTGGGAAATCTGTTGGTGTTCATTGCTTGCGTGTTGGCTTGTTACCGTCGAGATGTTTTATCAAGCGGAATGATAGCTTTGATCATGACATATGCTGGCAATGTAAGtatctttttcttttgcaaTTGATGAAGCTATTGTATTATGACTTAAACTcgatttatttcaaatgaaagtaaATTGTCACTCCATTTTCGTTTATAAGCGTCAATAAAATactacaaaatacatgtactttacctTCATCCTGTCATTGTCTATGAATCTTTATGTTTTAGGTAACAGATACACTAAGGTGGATTGTTTTTGCTTTCACGGAGATGGACACAAACATTATAACGGTCGAAAGAATCCAGGAATACATAAACCTTAAACCCGAAGCTGATTGGAGAATCAAAGAAACTGAACCTGCTTCTAATTGGCCTCAACGAGGTCACGTGAAGTTTTCCAATTTCAGTCTGAGGTACAGAGAGGATTTGGACTTGGTTCTGAAAGGAATTGATTGCGATATTACACCCGGGGAGAAGGTAAAAGATACAGTTAATCtttctgtcattttttaaaaatatatttacatttatttatttctattataaaatgGAATCCAAATTTGgcatacatattttgttttggaaaaaataaaatatttgataaaaaataaaatatttaataacaatgTTTTACGAACAGACattctatatatattatacctaCATTAGGATAAATAGTAGTGTTTACGTCCATAAAGTTAGATTGATCGTTGTTTTTCAGATAGGAATCGTTGGAAGAACGGGAGCAGGAAAATCATCATTAACCCTGGCATTATTTCGAATTCTCGAAAAGGCTGGCGGAAGTATAATCATCGATGATGTAGACATATCAACCATTGGCTTGCACGACCTTCGTTCTAAGCTGACAATTATTCCCCAGGTATAAATTTACCGTCTgagaaaataatgaataaatttactAAAAAGAATCCATACAAGTAATCACAACTTGTCTTTTATGTAATGCAGTACATGGACTCTGAATTACACagaattgattttttcattgtttaggATCCCGTGTTGTTTTCTGGTACATTACGAATGAACCTGGACCCGTTCAACTCTTTCTCTGACGATGATTTATGGGAAGCTTTGGAACATGCCcatctaaaaaaatatgtggaatctCTCGAAGGTGGTCTTCTTTACGAATGCTCAGAGAGAGGAGAAAATCTCAGGTTTGTTAAACATTAATCTAACCAAATTCAAACGCAAGGTCTTTCCATCTTTGCTTGAATTAaatatacttttgaaaaaaattacttattcATAATCTTGTGTATGTTGTTACAGTGTTGGACAGAGACAGTTGATATGCCTCGCACGCGCACTTCTGAAGAAGTCCAAGATATTGGTCCTAGATGAGGCTACAGCCGCTGTGGATCTGAAAACAGACAACCTGATACAGAACACTATACGGCGGGAGTTCTCTGATTGTACTATCCTCACTATAGCCCACAGACTTAACACTGTTTTGGACTACTCCAGGTAATTGAAATACTTACCAATCATCTGTCCAGTAAAccattatataattttgtactTTTAAATTCTAATTCAAATCCTGCAGtaaatcattcattttcatGTTGCAATAGCTTTTTATTGGAGTCCTTTAATTGTTTCctgcttaatacatgtatattaattaaacgttttttttcttttttagaatCATGGTACTAGATAAAGGCCAGATTAAAGAATTTGACAGTCCAGATGTTTtgttaaaagatgaaaacagtatatttcattCAATGGCCAAAGCAGCTAATCTTGTGTAGATTAAGATGCTTCCTTGACATTTCATTACAATGTCTTAGATTGCAAAGATGCTTCATTGACATTTCATTACATTGTCTTAGATTGCAAAGACGCTTTCTTGACATTTCATTACATTGTCTTAGATTGCAAAGACGCTTTCTTGACATTTCATTACATTGTCTTATATTGCAAAGATGTTTCCATGACATTTCATTACCTTGtcttatattttaaagatgATTCCTTGACATTTCATTACATTGTCTTCAATTGCAAAGGTGCTTCCTTGAAATTTCATTACTTTGTCTTAGGTTGTACTTACAATCTACGAAAATAAGAAGTACAATCAACTATGAGCTACACACTATAATTATTTAGTGTTTATTGTTGTCATAAATTAGTgtgtgcatacatgtacatcagtcTGTACTTGGTGTCTATCCCTACCATTTTTGTGTTCATTGTGTTTTACAAAATGTGATATATACATATTCTATTCTAAATAGATTTTGttaataaaaggatttttataTCTATGAACACGTGCGTTATCTTTGTAAATGAATGCTATATGGTTCCTCAAGCAGTTGTTCCATACATGTTTAAGTGCAAGAAAAAAGTCTACTCACTTTCTGCCGACCGTTTGTGGTAATGAAAGGGTCAATCTTTTCTACAAGTTCCAGCCTAAAACTCAATTACTTCGACAATTTAAATAACGAGATTTTTTTCGCAGACAAGTTTCTTACACACACATGTATTTGCTCTTTAATTACAGTCCATACAGTGTTATTTAATACACCCTAATACAAATACTAAATCTTGTCATGTTAGAACCGGTAAAAAACTCAATAAACCATGtgacaaaaatgtttatttcagacaaaaatctttaaaataaattataatcaaataacaaacatttgatttttaaattgtttaaataatatcaactaggtaaaacatgtttaaaattaatgtttgtaTCACAATAGTGTATATGCAATAACACAAATCAAGATGTATTGTACAGACTATTATCCTTTGATACAAAATGATGCTACTCTTACTAGTACTTCACTGCTTTTCTGACTCACACAGCTATCATAATTAATCagtttattacaaaaatatacataccttataacaaacataaccatatttattgttttactaCATGAACACAACTCATTTTAAAGAGTTCTAATCGTTTTACGTTTAATTCtacaagtacattgtatatttaacaaaaatgtcaATCTCGCTACTATCTCTGCTTCGAACTTAATTTCCATATTTGTTGACAGTTTTAATATGATAGCATTTCTAGATAACACACTGATAACATTACTTATCTGAAAAAAACCTTTTCATTTACTTTCTTGTTTATACCAcattactttcaaaaaatagTAACTTATGGGAGAGATAATGCAATGATTGagaatgaattataaaaattatggtatatttttttgttaagaccTTAATGAGTCCAAAAAGAAAACCATCCAGCAACCCTTTAATGATTTGGTTTTTGGATTTATTTCCCGAAAAATATTTGTACGATTGAAAAGGACCTGGTCCTCTGTTTACAGAAATTGAATACATTCTGAAGACAAAACAGTGTCAAAAAGCTAATGAGCTTTCAGTTCAAATGTGAGCTTAATCCCTTTCCTTAATCTATCTTTTTTAACattcatgttaaactttaaactccGTTAAGGTCCTTTTTCTATTCTCTTGAGATGAAAGTTTGACCCAACATTAAATCAAGATTTACTAAAAGTAATGTCTATTACCTCCTCGATAGAAACTTCttgatgtatttaaataaaaaaagtatttctGTTATTTAAGATAGGTTCACTGGATATAGAGATGAATGAAAGTGTTAAACATCTAAAAGCACCGAACACTGACCTTCGTAAATTTGGACAAAGGCCGCTAACACTATCATTCAATGACATCAGAAGCATAAACAAATTTTGCTCCAGaaataatacaagtacatatcataatttttcatCACTCATACAAAATTATTGTACGATATTGAGATAAAATGTCATTTATTCATAGATCTCCATCTGTTTCGCAAAACCTCTGCTGTTCTTACATTAGCAAACTTATAGGAATTCAAGATAGTTTTTCAACTGTAACCAAACTACAAGACACCTCTCATTAATCGTCTCTCTTTACACATTGAGAATGGAACACTTTTTAAACTTCCATTTACTTTTGGAGCATTTGTTGTCTTCTGAAAGCAAACCATaacaatttttctttatctCTTTATGTCTAATCAGGTTGACGGCATATATTTTCGATTCTGTAATTCAACACTCatttaccagtacatgtatataatagtGTCTTTGGCaacgatatatatataaaaaaaacccagaaagaTGTTTACTTTATATTGTCAATTCTTCATCAGTTTGTGATGACTTATTGTGATATGTTAATTAAACGGCATGGTAACTTAATAACCTCTGCTTTAGATTCACTGCTGAATT is part of the Magallana gigas chromosome 3, xbMagGiga1.1, whole genome shotgun sequence genome and harbors:
- the LOC136273730 gene encoding multidrug resistance-associated protein 1-like encodes the protein MIALIMTYAGNVTDTLRWIVFAFTEMDTNIITVERIQEYINLKPEADWRIKETEPASNWPQRGHVKFSNFSLRYREDLDLVLKGIDCDITPGEKIGIVGRTGAGKSSLTLALFRILEKAGGSIIIDDVDISTIGLHDLRSKLTIIPQDPVLFSGTLRMNLDPFNSFSDDDLWEALEHAHLKKYVESLEGGLLYECSERGENLSVGQRQLICLARALLKKSKILVLDEATAAVDLKTDNLIQNTIRREFSDCTILTIAHRLNTVLDYSRIMVLDKGQIKEFDSPDVLLKDENSIFHSMAKAANLV